Proteins encoded by one window of Silvibacterium dinghuense:
- a CDS encoding cytochrome C assembly family protein, with translation MFLFWLRVAAVLYGCASVSAFAAVLGNRERWRRACLPLAGAAWFAQLVSTAERLVLAHRWLPVGMHEVQSMLALLIATVFLAIALFYRTLSFGIFALPLAFLLTVVPALGPDSHTFASPMIRSGWLFLHISALLLAYAALLFSLIASSLYLLQERRLKSRKSPAFLSWLPPLETMDQIAQKTLVLGFHGMTIGLLAGSLLAQESVGAAYFADPKVVLSFVMWALYTVMLFIRRSRGLRGRRAVYLSSVVFLVMLSVWAANLLSTVHRFSAP, from the coding sequence ATGTTCCTGTTCTGGCTCCGGGTGGCGGCAGTACTCTACGGCTGCGCCTCGGTGTCGGCATTTGCGGCCGTGCTCGGCAATCGCGAGCGCTGGCGGCGGGCGTGCCTGCCGCTGGCCGGGGCGGCGTGGTTTGCGCAGCTGGTTTCAACGGCGGAGCGGCTGGTGCTGGCGCATCGCTGGTTGCCGGTTGGCATGCACGAGGTGCAGTCCATGCTGGCACTGCTCATCGCGACAGTCTTTTTGGCCATCGCCCTGTTCTACCGCACGCTGTCTTTCGGCATCTTCGCGCTGCCGCTGGCTTTTTTGCTGACAGTGGTGCCGGCTCTTGGGCCGGATAGCCACACCTTTGCCTCGCCGATGATCCGCAGCGGCTGGCTGTTTCTGCATATCTCTGCTTTGCTGCTGGCCTATGCGGCGCTGCTCTTCAGCCTTATAGCCAGCAGTTTGTACCTGCTGCAGGAGCGCAGGCTCAAGAGCCGGAAATCACCGGCGTTCCTGAGCTGGCTGCCGCCGCTCGAAACCATGGACCAGATTGCACAGAAGACGCTGGTGCTGGGCTTCCATGGCATGACGATTGGGTTGCTGGCCGGCTCGTTGCTCGCGCAGGAGAGTGTAGGCGCGGCCTATTTTGCCGATCCTAAAGTCGTGCTCTCGTTCGTCATGTGGGCGCTGTACACCGTGATGTTGTTCATCCGGCGCAGCCGCGGTCTGCGCGGACGACGGGCGGTGTATCTCTCGTCGGTCGTATTTCTTGTGATGCTTAGCGTATGGGCTGCGAATCTATTAAGTACGGTCCACAGGTTTAGCGCCCCATGA
- a CDS encoding YceH family protein, with translation MPQAAILITTPMAILLEPNELRVLGSLIEKEITTPEYYPLSLNALLNACNQKSSRDPVMQLDEIAVERALSRLEELSLVRRAHDARVTKYEHQARNLLDLKRPEIAVLCLLLLRGPQTPGELRSRADRLYTFDDIGAVTSTLERMGRQPSEEDSIQRREHAPLVTLLPRQPGEKEARYAHTLAGTPAFPLREPAAAPATHTTAAPDRIAALEAEVANLHTELRETRERLARLETLFGIEADAKETGGNPE, from the coding sequence TTGCCGCAAGCAGCTATCCTGATCACGACGCCCATGGCCATCCTGCTCGAACCCAACGAACTCCGCGTCCTCGGCTCCCTGATCGAAAAAGAGATCACCACCCCCGAGTACTACCCCCTCTCGCTCAACGCGCTGCTCAATGCCTGCAATCAGAAATCGAGCCGCGATCCGGTGATGCAGCTCGATGAGATCGCCGTCGAGCGCGCCCTGTCGCGCCTCGAAGAGTTGTCGCTTGTGCGCCGCGCGCATGATGCCCGCGTTACCAAATACGAGCATCAGGCCCGCAACCTGCTGGACCTCAAACGTCCCGAAATTGCGGTTCTCTGCCTGCTGCTGCTCCGCGGCCCACAGACGCCCGGCGAGCTACGCAGCCGCGCCGACCGCCTCTACACCTTCGACGACATCGGCGCCGTCACCTCTACGCTTGAACGCATGGGCCGTCAGCCCTCCGAGGAAGACTCCATCCAGCGCCGCGAACATGCGCCGCTGGTCACATTGCTGCCCCGCCAGCCCGGAGAAAAGGAAGCCCGCTACGCGCACACGCTCGCCGGAACACCAGCATTCCCTCTACGCGAACCCGCGGCAGCACCGGCAACGCATACCACCGCCGCACCGGATCGCATCGCCGCGCTCGAGGCCGAAGTTGCGAACCTGCACACGGAACTCCGCGAAACCCGTGAACGGCTTGCCCGACTTGAAACCCTCTTCGGCATCGAAGCTGATGCCAAAGAGACCGGCGGCAACCCGGAGTAG
- a CDS encoding uroporphyrinogen-III synthase: MNLPLMGRRVLVTRAAHQASRLSARLAELGAEVIEIPSIALDPPESFASLDSAVHHLSQYSLLILTSANAVAPLLARMQFAQLSVDVLALLRVAAVGSATAKALREAGVRVDVVPDAYVAESLLTALGREMAGQHVLLVRAAVARDVIPEGLRALGANVTVAEAYRTVVPEASIEKVRALFTEKERIPDAATFTSSSAVTNFHNLLERAGLARPAGLQAVSIGPVTSATLRTAAWEPAAEADPHDLDGLIEAVTRLFR, encoded by the coding sequence ATGAACCTGCCGCTCATGGGCCGGCGGGTGCTGGTGACACGGGCTGCGCATCAGGCGAGCCGGTTATCGGCGAGGCTGGCCGAGTTGGGTGCCGAGGTTATCGAGATCCCGTCCATCGCGCTGGACCCCCCTGAGTCCTTTGCGTCTCTCGATAGCGCAGTGCATCATCTGTCACAGTATTCGTTACTTATTCTAACCAGCGCGAATGCGGTGGCGCCGCTGCTTGCGCGGATGCAGTTCGCACAGCTTTCTGTCGATGTACTGGCTCTGCTGCGAGTGGCCGCGGTGGGCTCCGCGACAGCTAAGGCATTGCGTGAGGCTGGGGTACGTGTGGATGTGGTGCCCGATGCGTACGTCGCGGAATCGCTCTTAACCGCGCTGGGCCGTGAAATGGCCGGACAGCATGTCTTATTGGTGCGGGCGGCGGTAGCGCGGGATGTCATCCCCGAGGGGCTGCGCGCATTGGGCGCCAACGTCACCGTGGCCGAGGCTTACCGGACGGTCGTGCCGGAGGCTTCGATCGAAAAGGTCAGAGCACTGTTTACAGAAAAAGAGCGCATTCCCGACGCGGCAACGTTCACAAGCTCATCGGCGGTTACAAATTTTCACAACCTGCTCGAGAGGGCTGGTCTTGCGCGGCCCGCAGGGCTGCAGGCTGTGTCCATCGGCCCGGTGACCAGCGCAACCTTGCGCACAGCAGCCTGGGAGCCTGCAGCGGAGGCCGATCCGCATGATCTCGATGGGTTGATCGAAGCGGTGACGCGGCTATTTCGCTAG
- the nth gene encoding endonuclease III, which translates to MKSSAKKATPAASAPVTAAKTKASPKRLAQTDLAPERIDEILRRLAAAYPNAECALHHRNAWELLVATILSAQCTDARVNMVTPELFRKYPTPQAMAEASLPAIEEEIRSTGFYRNKAKSIAGAARRISHDFGGKVPRTLAELITVPGAARKTASVVLGVAYGLAEGIVVDTHVLRISRRLGLTQATEPKKVEQDLMKIIPHNRWIQYSHEIIHHGRQVCIARKPRCVDCTLEDLCHASDKTWSSVDTAKLR; encoded by the coding sequence GTGAAAAGCTCTGCAAAGAAGGCCACTCCAGCCGCCTCCGCGCCAGTCACCGCTGCGAAAACAAAAGCCTCGCCAAAACGCCTGGCCCAGACCGACCTCGCGCCTGAGCGAATCGATGAGATCCTCCGCCGCCTCGCCGCCGCCTATCCGAATGCCGAATGCGCGCTGCATCACCGCAATGCGTGGGAGCTGCTGGTTGCGACGATTCTCTCGGCGCAGTGCACTGACGCACGCGTGAACATGGTTACCCCGGAGCTCTTCCGCAAATATCCCACTCCGCAGGCCATGGCCGAGGCCTCGCTGCCCGCCATCGAGGAAGAAATCCGCTCCACAGGCTTCTATCGCAACAAGGCAAAGTCCATCGCCGGCGCAGCACGACGCATCTCGCATGATTTCGGCGGCAAGGTCCCGCGCACCCTCGCCGAGCTCATCACCGTGCCCGGCGCTGCACGCAAAACAGCGAGCGTGGTCCTCGGCGTTGCCTATGGCCTCGCGGAAGGCATCGTCGTCGATACGCATGTTCTGCGTATCTCGCGCCGCCTCGGCCTTACACAGGCCACCGAGCCCAAGAAGGTCGAGCAGGATCTGATGAAGATCATCCCGCACAACCGCTGGATTCAGTATTCCCACGAGATCATTCATCATGGACGGCAGGTCTGCATCGCGCGCAAACCGCGCTGTGTCGACTGCACACTCGAAGATCTCTGCCACGCATCGGATAAAACCTGGTCCAGCGTGGACACAGCCAAGCTGCGCTAG
- the hemC gene encoding hydroxymethylbilane synthase, which produces MTEDVQNAEPLRIGSRGSQLALWQANHIADKLRAQGYGVEIEIIRTTGDALQNVSFKQVGTKGMFTKEIEEALLEKRIDLAVHSLKDLPTTLDEPFTLAAIPPRVDPHDAFVSVHYETFASLPQGARVGTSSVRRQAQLKVQRRDLEYVEFRGNVDTRLRKLAEGQVDAIILAAAGLERLERTEHLREQFPALIVCPAAGQGALAVETRAGDATTLAALAFLDDEATRFSVTAEREALAALGGGCQVPIGIYCQPVGDGYSILGVVAAPDGASLVRAELECQKEERPEVLGRRLVEKLLAAGARDILSLLTSVQP; this is translated from the coding sequence ATGACTGAAGACGTGCAGAATGCAGAGCCGCTGCGCATCGGATCGCGCGGATCGCAGCTGGCGCTGTGGCAGGCTAATCACATTGCCGATAAACTGAGAGCGCAGGGATACGGCGTCGAAATTGAGATTATCCGCACCACGGGTGACGCGCTGCAGAATGTCAGCTTCAAGCAGGTGGGCACGAAAGGCATGTTCACGAAGGAGATTGAAGAGGCGCTGCTCGAGAAGCGCATCGATCTTGCCGTGCACAGCCTGAAAGATCTGCCGACGACATTGGATGAGCCGTTCACACTGGCCGCGATTCCACCCCGGGTCGATCCCCACGACGCGTTTGTGTCCGTGCATTACGAGACCTTTGCCTCCTTGCCCCAAGGTGCGCGCGTGGGGACGAGCAGTGTCCGGCGGCAAGCGCAGCTCAAGGTGCAGCGGCGCGACCTGGAATATGTCGAGTTCCGCGGCAACGTGGACACGCGCCTTCGCAAACTCGCCGAGGGGCAGGTGGATGCGATCATCCTCGCCGCCGCGGGTCTTGAGCGGCTGGAGCGCACCGAGCATTTACGCGAGCAATTTCCGGCATTGATCGTGTGCCCGGCAGCGGGGCAGGGTGCGCTGGCGGTTGAGACCCGGGCCGGAGATGCGACAACTCTTGCCGCGCTCGCGTTTTTAGACGATGAGGCAACGCGTTTTTCTGTGACGGCTGAGCGTGAAGCACTTGCGGCGCTGGGTGGAGGTTGCCAGGTGCCGATTGGTATCTATTGCCAGCCTGTTGGTGATGGGTACAGCATTCTGGGGGTGGTCGCGGCACCGGATGGCGCGAGCCTGGTCCGTGCCGAACTCGAATGCCAGAAAGAAGAACGGCCTGAGGTGCTGGGACGTAGGCTGGTGGAGAAGCTGCTGGCCGCGGGTGCCCGGGATATTCTCTCTTTGCTGACCTCCGTGCAGCCATGA
- the hemA gene encoding glutamyl-tRNA reductase, producing MKLLLTGLNHKTAPVELREQLAVAPDRLGSETAALLEHEGVREAMIVSTCNRVEMLVAYDGPEPELAEFLHARYAVEPAQLMPHLYEYRETEAARHLFRVAASLDSMVVGEPQILGQVKEAYAVAREVGAVGGNLERLLQGAFAAAKKVRTETQIGSSSVSIASVGVDLVRKIFGSLKGKRVLLVGAGKMSELAARHLLQQGAGSLIISNRTQERAVRLAQKFEAHVIRFDDIYARAHEADILITSTGAPDFLFRPHHAQQFLQKRKNRPMVLIDIAVPRDIDPEINRIDGAFLYDIDDLQQVAASNLVDRGREAQRAESLLEQEVERYRVRVETLDVVPTLRELQGYAEQVRQGELRRAQSRLQALTPDQMAAVEAVTRGLVNKFLHHPLQALKSAARDGDAAAIDAIRAAFHLGPTIDPADSAPSLREQLARLEDHD from the coding sequence ATGAAACTCCTGCTCACAGGTTTGAATCATAAAACGGCCCCGGTAGAGCTGCGCGAGCAGCTGGCCGTAGCGCCTGACCGGCTGGGCAGTGAGACTGCTGCGCTGCTGGAGCATGAGGGTGTACGCGAGGCGATGATTGTCTCTACCTGCAACCGCGTGGAGATGCTGGTGGCCTATGACGGGCCGGAGCCGGAGCTGGCAGAGTTTCTCCATGCACGGTATGCCGTAGAGCCTGCGCAGCTGATGCCGCATCTCTATGAATATCGTGAGACAGAGGCTGCAAGACACCTCTTCCGCGTGGCTGCGAGCCTCGACTCCATGGTGGTGGGTGAGCCGCAGATCCTGGGCCAGGTGAAAGAAGCTTATGCCGTCGCTCGGGAGGTGGGTGCGGTAGGTGGCAACCTGGAGCGTCTGCTGCAGGGAGCCTTTGCTGCTGCCAAGAAAGTGAGGACCGAGACACAGATCGGCTCGTCCTCGGTGTCGATTGCTTCTGTGGGCGTGGACCTAGTGCGTAAGATCTTCGGCTCGCTGAAGGGCAAGCGCGTATTGCTGGTCGGCGCAGGCAAGATGAGCGAGCTGGCAGCGCGGCATCTGCTCCAGCAGGGCGCGGGTTCGCTGATTATCTCGAACCGGACGCAGGAGCGCGCGGTGCGGCTGGCGCAGAAGTTCGAGGCGCATGTGATCCGCTTCGATGACATCTATGCACGGGCGCATGAAGCGGACATTCTGATTACTTCGACCGGGGCGCCGGATTTTCTCTTCCGCCCGCATCATGCTCAGCAGTTTCTGCAGAAGCGCAAAAACCGCCCGATGGTACTCATCGATATCGCGGTGCCGCGCGACATCGATCCGGAAATCAATCGCATCGATGGCGCGTTTCTCTATGACATCGATGACCTGCAACAGGTAGCGGCGAGTAATCTCGTGGATCGTGGCCGCGAGGCGCAGCGGGCGGAGAGCCTGCTGGAGCAGGAAGTGGAGCGCTATCGCGTCCGTGTGGAGACGCTGGATGTGGTACCGACGCTTCGCGAGCTTCAGGGCTACGCGGAGCAGGTGCGGCAGGGCGAGTTGCGAAGGGCGCAATCACGGCTGCAGGCGTTGACGCCGGACCAGATGGCGGCGGTAGAAGCAGTGACGCGCGGGCTGGTGAACAAATTCCTGCATCATCCGCTGCAGGCGCTGAAGAGCGCGGCTCGGGATGGCGATGCGGCAGCCATCGATGCAATCCGCGCGGCCTTTCATCTCGGGCCAACCATCGACCCGGCAGACTCGGCGCCCTCTCTGCGCGAGCAGCTGGCGCGGCTGGAGGATCATGACTGA